The genomic window CAATATTTGGGTTcttttaggaaggaaaataggaaaactggatattggGTTGGCTATTACCCGTCTCTGCCACAGACGTGAACAAGCatataaattcttcaaaaaaaaaaaaaaagaaggcatttatttttcttccaacatATAGTTAAAGTCATCACCATATGGCAagttaaatagataaaaattgaGTAAATAGTATTTTCAACCAACACTATTTTCAAGTGCTATTTATTTGTCCACAAGTTAGTCTATAGGTTGAGAGATTATCTCTCCAAATGTTTATCTCTCTACAATAGATGTAAATAGCAGGTAGTCAACAATTCTTTACCACATTAAAGAACTTTTTTCCAATGCCAAAATTTACCTTGccgttaaattttaaaaatcatgtacaaattattttaggtgtatttatttatttagagagagagagagtgagtacactcaaggaagaggcagagagagagagagagagagagagagagggagagagagaatcccaagcaggctctatgctgccatcagcacagaggcagacttggggctagatctcaccaatcatgagatcatgacctgagccgaaatcaagagtcagatgtttaatggactgagccactcaggagcccaaaagtcattaaaaaaaaaaaaaaaaaaggcctagcATTGTACCTCTTTGTTACAAACACTAGATTgttagtatatatagtataccttgttttaaatgttaaacctGAAAGCTAAACTTAACATGTTTACTAAATGCATGGtataattaaaagaatgaaaagatgacCAAAATGATCTTTGACCTTCTCTAGCGTATAAACCACCAGGTTCTACCTTAGTGGGGCTGTGAAACACACAAAGCTATGGCTGTAGCAGGCTGGCTTGAGGGACGAATGCCGGGGTGAGTGCTACCAGAGAGAAGGCCAAgtgcagcaggaggaggagagagcaaaGAGAAGTCTCACCTGGTCGGGGTACACAGAAGGAACTTCATGGAGAAGATGCTGGGGATGCAGGAGCTACGCTTCACGTACAGCGCGATGGCGCGGAGATAGAGAACGTGGAGCTGCTTCGAGTACCTACGGGTAATTTTTAAGCATATTAACAAAAGCCTAGTGCAGGTGAAGTACTATATAACGCCGAGAGAGGACGGGCAAGCTAGAGTCTCCGGGTATAAAACACAAGGGGAAAGCTGCCTCTCTCACAGACCTAGATGGTCTGTGAAAATGAGGTACCACCTTACAAGGATATATTCAAAATGACTTCATGGAAAATGAGTAAATGCAAAAACACTTCGAAAATAGAGTGCTGATCGGTGCtcgggtggctcaatgggttgagcgactgactcttggtttggctcaggtcatgatctacagtttgtgagttcgagcccgcattgggctctgtgctgacactgcagagcctgcttggggttctctcttcctctttcccactcaggccctttgtctctctctaaataaataaacttaaaaaaaaaagtgctgataATTAAAAGTATTGttacagtaataataaaagtattattttcaaaCGCTTTAAACTGTGTTGATCAGTGAATATGAAAcctcaaaatacattttcaaaagatcCCCTTTGATGATTCTGCCCTTTGgttaatttaattcatttcagAACGTTGGCTTTAATTCTGCACTCAAAACAGTCCTTATTACGTGAAAACCTTCCTACTCTGTCACCGAAAAACACTCACTGTCTGTGAAGAGACAGGACTACACAATGTTTCGAGAGATTCTTtgtaattccccccccccccccacacacacacccccttgCCTGTTTTGGACCTAGTTATTGAAAATGTCACAGGATATTGTTTTGACAAGAGGAGCCTATGAAGACTCAGAGGGAAAAGGAGCCATTGGCATTTCTGATAACCTTCCAGTGTCTCCACTCAGTAGTACACAGGAGCAGGTGCTcgggaaggcagagaaagggcatCTCCAATGCCTGGGGAAACTTTTGATATTATAAATAACTTGAGGGTGGGACGCCAATGCCAGCCGGGTTCGCGAGCGGTCTCCACGCAGCCTCCATGGTTGATTCCGCCTCCGCGCCACCCCGCTCTTCCCCCTGGCAGCCGGGTTCCTACCCGAGCGAACCGGCCGGCCCAGCCCTCCTCGCCCCGGCGCCGCCCGCCGCGCCGACGTGGCCGAGCGCACAGGTCGGCGGGGTCAGGTGGTTGGGTGACGCCCCGGGAAAGCGCTCCCCGCCGAGGGCGGGCGACGCCGCCGCGCCGACGCCTCCGGGGGAGGGGACTTCGCGGGAGTCGCGGCGGAGGCAAGGAGGAGCGCGGCGCGGTGCGGCGCGGCGGGCGGGCGTGCGTGCGATCCGAGCGGGACGGGCTGCAGTCGGCGGAGGCGCAGAGGACTCGAGGCGGTGGGCGGGAGACATGGACCGCGGCGAGCAAGGTGAGGGCGCGGGCACCGCCGGCGCGGCGTCTCCCGGGCAGGCGCGGGGTCGGGCGCGGCGCTGGGCTGCGCGCGGCCCGGCGCCGGAGCAGGTGCACAGTGTCCCCGGCCGGCGCCGGAGCGGGAGCCGAGCCTTCCTCAAGTTGCATCTCCCTGATCGGGGTCTGACATCCTGGTGTGGCCGAGCCGCAGGGAGCGGCTCCGGCGGGCGGAGCGGGCTGTTGGGGTCGCGCGCGCACGGGCGCGcgcggctgtgtgtgtgtgtgtgtgtgtgtgagagagagagagagagagagagagcgagagagagagacagagagacagacagagaaagagacagagacagagagacagagaaggaggtggggagagagggaaagaaggttCTGGGTGGAGGCGAAGGGGCTGGCACCAGGCTCACGGAGCCAGGGCTGCCGACGGTGATGCGCTTTGGGTAGAAGGCAGCGCGAAGGGAGTACTGTACAGCTAGATCTTGTTTGTAACTGGTGGAAACTGAGGATCCAACGACAGTGGGTGGTTTCGCTGCTCAGGATGGGAACATGACTCCTCCCCCCATCCCGACTCCCCCAGCGTTGAGACTTTCTGCCGTCTTGTAGTTTACGTGGTTAGGATTTTTGGTGGCGTTTGATCCTATGGCGATGGTTTTGGACGTAGATACGTAACATGCGAGGTGTCCCCAAATTGTGGTGTGTTGTTTATGGGGTTATTGGCGCGGCGCGGGGGGAAGGGAGCTTTCCGTAGTAAAGGTCTTTTTTTACTCATCAAGATAAGACCCTATAGTCTTGTTACTATCGCTTTGGATGCACTTGTTTCTGAAAACTATCTCAAGTGAAATTGTCTCCAGTGGAATCATTGTTTAAGCGAGATGCAAATAGGAAGGCATGGTTTTAAGATTTAAATACTAAATGTTTATATATCGCTTCATCTCTGTTGATAATAACCCAGTAACTGTAATACAGATGCGtagctcactttttaaaagatacataagTGCTAACCCCAAAAAGGTAACAATGTTAACGTAAATTTTAGGAAGTAGGGATAGGAATTACTCACATTTTGAGTTCAGACACAATAgttttcgtttttttcttttttgtttattactgtttgtatttatctttatgcatactttttatgtaaataaaaccgTATTCCATAtatactgttttgtattttacttttggtAAGTTGTAGGACTCTTTGGAACCTTCCaacctttcctttctccacacTCGTCAAATTGATCTCACACTTAGCATATGCGTGCTTATACTATAAAGTTATGTGCAATATgtaatagatatatatgtataatgtacaatatgtaatatatattaaatacatatatatctgtatgcACACATGTCTGGATTTTAAGCTTATTGAGGTTAGAAGCATGTACTTCATTCATCTTTATCCATGGTTGGGTAACCTTGGTGTTTGAACATGATTGGTATTTAAATGTTTGAGTCAGAAAGCTGGTCTCAGGTCTTAAATGTATTGTTAGGAGAAGGCCAGGAGCCACCATGTAAGTCAGCATTATTCTGTCTTTTAAAGAGGACGTTGGGGGTGTCAAACATGTCAACATGCATATTTGTGTATGCCTTACATTGTCGTATTTAACATAATGGTGTTTTTAGAATAGCTGTGTTTGGTACTCGTCAAACTAGATTAAGTAGCTGTATTTGACTTAGGTGAATGGAGTGACTAATTTTACTAGATTTGGTATTTTAGTTTGGCTGGTGAGAATCACAGTCATTAGTACCTCTGTCCTGATGCACTTAGTGTGGTTTTTGTTGGaccagttttgtgtgtgtatgtctaagacctattttgtaaattctttggCTTGTAAGAGGAGTTTCTCTGTTTCTAACTTTAAGATGTTTTCTTCGGTGGGTCATGTTAgttcttgtttttaattgttattccTCGAGGGCAAAGGAAATCCATCCTCTTAAAATGAGGAGTCTGGAGGCTCAGCTTAGTATGAAAGATGAGTCACTTGCCTCGGGAAGGtcaggtggctcactcagttttGTTGTGTTGCAGCCACGTGGCCTGTCCTTACAtttccatcttcctgtctcttttgtattttcatctttatgttCCCGTGGCACAACGTAGATGCTCAGAAATGTTTGGTGACTGCCTAGgatggaaaggaaaagtgacCAAGAGTGCCTTCCAGCTGTTGGAGCCTCTGACGTCCTCTCTTGCTACCCACTTACTCCTAACTCCTGGTATTTCCCTCAGTATTTTAAAGGAGCAGACCTCTGCGGTTAGGCGGAGAAAGTTGGTGGTGAGTCTGTGTTGGACTTGGAGGGTGGATGTACATGCAAGGTTTTGAACGAGCAGAGTGGATCGCTCCATCTTCACTGAATCTGTACGGAGACTTCTGAGGAGGCGACTTAAAGAGGAGGAGCCTGGGTTTGTAAACCTGCATGTTCACTACGGAACAGTGGTGGCTGACATACAGTTTATGAAACCCTGTGATTGTCTCTTGAATTGTGAGTTTTCATAGAGTATTTAAAACCAAATAAGAACATTTTAGAATTGGTTTAACTTTTTAGTATGCCTGGAGTTTGTCACGTTTGTCTGTCCGACTCTAGATGGAAAATTAAATGCCCTATGTCTTGTCTTCACTGCATTTCTCTATTGAAAATGTCTCCTTAGACCTTCCTTATAGGAAGTTGTCAAAATCTATCCTCTGCTGCTTTTTATATTTAGCAGAGCTTTAAAGTTTTAGAACagtttttcttgtgttttatatGATGTATTCTAATACTCCTCCGTACCCGGCCCAGATTCTAATATTTTCCCCATCTTCTTCTGTGCCCGGATTTTGAACACAATATTCTGCTTATATTGAGAGCCCAGTCCACATTAATCAATTTGAAACATACCTTAAACTGCATAGTGCCTCTAAGAGTTTCTTTACACATTAAGCCCAGCATAGCACATTTAATGTGTGTGGTAGTTCCCACTTTGAAAGTGCGGCATGGCATGCTAACTAGAGCATGCATTGTGTAAAAAAACCTCCtgactactttttattttttattttttttttttttaaatttttttttttttttcaacgtttatttatttttgggacagagagagacagaacatgaacgggggaggggcagagagagagggagacacagaatcggaaacaggctccaggctctgagccatcagcccagagcccgacgcggggctcgaactcacggaccgcgagatcgtgacctggctgaagtcggccgcttaaccgactgcgccacccaggcgccccacctgacTACTTTTTAtagtgctgaataaatatttatacttgagTACTCCCTTATGGTAGTAATAACCTGTAGTTTAGCGCTATTCTGTTGAAGCGGCAGGGACCTAGCCAGTAGTGCATTTTATCTGTGTttgaattcacacacacacaagcccacCCAAAACTTTTGTTTCGGGGAGTGAGGGAAGGTTGTTGGGGCCAAAAACCTGGGAGAGGAGAACGCTACAAGAAAAGTGACCCAATGATATGTCACTGTAATTTCAGCATTATAATTATGCCTTAGAAATAATAGAACAgtgaaatgtcatttattttattttgtttttattttaaaaagtttttttttaaacatttatttatttattattgagagacagagagagacagagcgtgagcaggagaggggcagagagagaggaagacagaatccgaagcaggctccaggctctgagctgtcagcacagagcccaacctggggcccgaactcatgaactgggagatcatgacctgagccgaagtcggacgcttaaccgactgagccacccaggcgccccagaatgtcactgattttaaagtaaaacaaatgtaGATGAGTGGGTAACACTATCAAGGGTCTGGTCACAAATCTCAGGGTTTGACCCCCCCCAGTTCTGTGTTTCTTTGGTCCAGTCTTGCTTTCCATATGGTGCTAATGTCATCAGCTGATTTGTTAGCTCCAATTCACttcctgcatttatttttatgcagCAGACTGCCGGGTCTCTAGGGCAAAAGCTGAGTGGTAGGAGGGGTTGTGATCTTTTAGCAAGATCTCAAAACAGAATAGCCTATGCAcacaataaacacaaatatactcATAGTTCGAAAccagaaagaacagcaaaatcCCCTGAATTTATGTGTTACTGATCCTTTTGTTGTAGgctaagattattttattttcctttggggctcattatttctgctttaattgtCGACTGTTGTAAAATCCCTCTTCTGAGACTCTCCTAAATTTTATTTGAACCAAGTGGGTACCAGGTATACAGAAACCATAATCGTAGCAATGTATGTTTATGAGAAAAATATCCAAGGGATCAAATGACTCAGTGTTCagtggaagttaaaaaaaaaaaaagtttaaatttgtggtacctgggtggcttagtcagttaagtgtctgactg from Lynx canadensis isolate LIC74 chromosome F2, mLynCan4.pri.v2, whole genome shotgun sequence includes these protein-coding regions:
- the LOC115506039 gene encoding uncharacterized protein LOC115506039, with the translated sequence MSPAHRLESSAPPPTAARPARIARTPARRAAPRRAPPCLRRDSREVPSPGGVGAAASPALGGERFPGASPNHLTPPTWLGRPVRSGRNPAARGKSGVARRRNQPWRLRGDRSRTRLALASHPQVIYNIKSFPRHWRCPFSAFPSTCSCVLLSGDTGRYSKQLHVLYLRAIALYVKRSSCIPSIFSMKFLLCTPTRRLRDAMIEEEAGEIRSMRRIPFTVAGFEDGGKES